CACATTGACTGTTAAATTTATAAAGGCTGCAGATACACCAAACCGTGGTATTTTAATGAGAAGAAATACAATTAGTGGATTAATGGCAGTCAAAGACAACCAGTACCCATTAATGACCGGTGAAACACCATAAGCCTCAGCTATGTCAAAAAAACCTATATTTATTGCATCAATTAGATGTATGATGTGTGTTATGGTTCCGACAAAATGACCAAAGATAAGTATGACAATGATGAATATCAAATCTTTATTCATAGCAAACATTGACAGGTAAGTTTTTGTTCATATTTTTACTCCTTGTTTCTCTTGTACGCACACATTTTTTTCATAAGATTTGCTGAAGTGATAACCTCTTTTTCTCCGCAGTCAAATAGACAGATAATATTTCGATTGATCTGCAACGCTTTTTGAAACTGAAATAGCTTCCTGAATCAAATCTTGAGGATATCCGTTTATCTGTAGTATTCTGATTGCATTGTGCTTTTTTAAAAAGCCGCGCTTTAGTTTAAAGTCGAAGTGAACTGTTCCATCCTCAACATCTTCTCTGAAATGGTATAGATCGTAATTTCCCCTGAGTAGACCAGATAACTCAATATCATGAGTAGATACGATTACAATATTGCCATTTAAACAAATCCTTGAAAGTACAGCTTTTGCTATTGCGATTCGCTCTATCGTATTGGTTCCCCTGAAAATCTCATCCAGACAAAACAAACAGGAAGAGTCTGTTTGGCTTGCGGTGAGTAAATTTTTTACCGCAAGAACTTCCTGAAAATAATAGCTCTTACCACTCATTACATCATCAGAAATTCTGATTGTAGAATACAATTTTAGAGGAGGTATTCGGAATTCAGTTGCAAAAGAAGTGTTAATAGTTTGAGCAAAAAGAGTGTTTATAGATATTGCACGGATAAAAGTCGATTTCCCTGACATATTGGAGCCAGTTAGCAGTATGGATTTTGGCCCGGTCGTTATGTCATTTGCTACACAGTTGGAAACAAGTGGATGATAAAGCCCGGAAGCGTGAAGCCCGGACTGCTCAGAAGAAATCAGTGGTTTGCAGTAATGTGGAAGACCTGCCCGTAACGATGCTATAGAGATAGCACTGTCGATCTCGCCGCAATATTCAAAGAACGTTTGTATATCACCTCTTCTCTCTTTCAAACGCCTGAGAACAGAGAAGACCAGTATCGGTTCGAGCAAAAATTGAACTTTAAGGTATTCTGAGAATAAGTAAGCCATCCCCATAAACGGATCGGACACCTGCCTGGCCTCCAATTCGAAAACCTTCATCTTACTTTTAAGCGACTCAATAGATTTGACCGATTGCCTTACAGCTGTTTCTGATATGGAAGGAAGCTTGAACCTGAGCAGGTTTTCCGTGAATGAGCATAACTTGGAAAGTCGCTGTATTGAATTGGCATATCTGCATGTGTACTTTTTGTTCGCGTAGTGAATGAAAATGTTAACACTAAATAGCCCCACC
This Chitinispirillum alkaliphilum DNA region includes the following protein-coding sequences:
- a CDS encoding Mismatch repair protein MutS-like ATPase, translating into MFNRKKNIIQKLDKSWGKPKEETFNFELIGRYFCKRDNSSAFHVVSEQTINDIDFRDVFAFADRTTSLVGQQYLYSKLLTIEKSPSFDKQEILIDYFTHNKTRRLDAQYYLSKLSDVYTYDVADLFLEKFADPPKYLIIIKLLSAVSFLTALLTVIFPQIALLLVGLFSVNIFIHYANKKYTCRYANSIQRLSKLCSFTENLLRFKLPSISETAVRQSVKSIESLKSKMKVFELEARQVSDPFMGMAYLFSEYLKVQFLLEPILVFSVLRRLKERRGDIQTFFEYCGEIDSAISIASLRAGLPHYCKPLISSEQSGLHASGLYHPLVSNCVANDITTGPKSILLTGSNMSGKSTFIRAISINTLFAQTINTSFATEFRIPPLKLYSTIRISDDVMSGKSYYFQEVLAVKNLLTASQTDSSCLFCLDEIFRGTNTIERIAIAKAVLSRICLNGNIVIVSTHDIELSGLLRGNYDLYHFREDVEDGTVHFDFKLKRGFLKKHNAIRILQINGYPQDLIQEAISVSKSVADQSKYYLSI